The bacterium genome contains a region encoding:
- the pyrE gene encoding Orotate phosphoribosyltransferase: MGSLTALRDLIQQQALLAGQFTLKSGAISPYYFDLRRVTLAATGARLIGQALWEHCRQTSADAVAGPATAAIPLITATLVAAAEAHAGDFRGGYVRSEAKGHGTGQRLEGPIQPGDRVLLVEDTVTSGGSLLDTAAVLQEAGCTIVGAVWLVDRGAGGLDAVRQAGIAATSLFTLEDFDLPTA; encoded by the coding sequence ATGGGATCCCTCACCGCACTGCGTGACCTCATCCAGCAGCAGGCTTTGCTGGCCGGTCAGTTCACCCTGAAATCAGGTGCCATCAGTCCGTACTACTTTGATTTGCGGCGCGTAACCCTCGCTGCAACTGGCGCACGGCTCATCGGGCAGGCGTTGTGGGAGCACTGTCGCCAGACCTCCGCTGATGCCGTCGCGGGGCCCGCCACCGCTGCCATCCCCCTCATCACCGCCACGCTGGTCGCAGCGGCTGAAGCTCATGCGGGAGACTTCCGGGGGGGTTATGTCCGGTCGGAAGCCAAGGGACATGGCACAGGGCAACGCCTCGAAGGACCGATTCAGCCCGGCGACCGCGTCCTCCTGGTGGAAGACACGGTCACCAGCGGCGGCTCGCTACTCGACACCGCCGCTGTCCTGCAGGAGGCCGGCTGCACCATCGTCGGCGCGGTCTGGCTGGTCGACCGGGGAGCCGGGGGCCTCGACGCGGTCCGGCAGGCGGGCATCGCGGCGACCTCCCTCTTCACACTCGAGGACTTCGACCTGCCAACCGCGTAA
- the lnt gene encoding Apolipoprotein N-acyltransferase has translation MLRTMPPLADLLHYALRGSLALLSGTLLAAALNTEMPLWPLMLCGLLPLLYAIRHVRPLEATCYGLITFWWYLTVSVWWLSQFGPDKAISLCFMEGMAYAIAIGLFSWLRHRFRGDVYGLLLPACLVLVDFKRNLGLWAFPWPMLGHALVYQPVLLQSAAVIGVMGLSFVCMWCNAVLARLLFEEVRPPAARWREVRPFMLVLLWMGAYGQYSLLAAPYIERRQEAFPATVVQRVEGTLSRWHDTFIMRALDEYDALTREQLQLMGILPLPPGTVGPPVPRPELPPGLIVWPENAVPKSAQGGQAVIDSRIQRLVNESGSVLVMGTFARVPVGSPEPGSPEALPLTTERVKEYGALELAGEEMDAYNSIEIRVPGASEALGITSKYHLVPFGESVPMKRYLSIVDNPWGRGKNVTASRRLAPFETPIGEVGVVVCYESLFAPLVRSLVRQGAEVLVLASNTSWFGKHVDATYQHAYYDRARAVENRIPFVRAATTGVSSIIDPWGRELAITEPFEGRRLDGEVARTEGAARTAFIRKRFGTSVYTVLGDWVATLSLFGILGALLEVWFPGWYLALTRRYGPRLTGQSLPSPEPAFR, from the coding sequence ATGCTGCGCACTATGCCGCCCCTCGCCGATCTGCTGCACTACGCCCTGCGCGGGTCATTGGCCCTGCTGTCAGGGACGCTCCTGGCGGCGGCACTGAACACCGAGATGCCCCTCTGGCCGCTGATGCTCTGCGGGCTGCTCCCTCTGCTCTACGCCATCCGGCATGTCCGTCCGCTGGAAGCAACCTGCTACGGCCTGATCACTTTTTGGTGGTACCTGACAGTCAGTGTCTGGTGGCTCTCACAGTTCGGCCCAGACAAGGCGATTTCCCTCTGTTTCATGGAGGGGATGGCGTATGCCATCGCCATCGGGCTCTTTAGCTGGCTGCGACATCGCTTCCGTGGTGATGTCTATGGTCTGCTCCTCCCGGCCTGCCTGGTGCTGGTGGACTTCAAACGGAATCTGGGACTCTGGGCTTTCCCCTGGCCGATGCTGGGACATGCCCTGGTCTATCAGCCCGTCCTGCTGCAGTCGGCAGCGGTGATCGGCGTCATGGGGCTGTCGTTTGTCTGCATGTGGTGCAATGCGGTCCTGGCGCGACTCCTGTTCGAGGAAGTCCGGCCCCCCGCGGCGCGCTGGCGCGAGGTCCGCCCCTTTATGCTGGTCTTGCTCTGGATGGGGGCCTATGGTCAGTACAGTCTCCTCGCCGCACCGTACATCGAAAGGCGTCAGGAAGCCTTCCCGGCGACTGTCGTGCAGCGTGTGGAGGGGACCCTCTCCCGATGGCACGACACCTTCATCATGCGGGCTTTAGATGAATACGATGCCCTCACGCGAGAGCAATTGCAGCTTATGGGGATCCTGCCGCTGCCACCGGGCACGGTGGGACCGCCGGTCCCTCGGCCTGAGCTTCCCCCGGGACTCATCGTCTGGCCGGAGAACGCAGTCCCGAAATCGGCGCAGGGGGGACAGGCGGTTATCGACTCCCGCATTCAGCGCCTCGTGAATGAGAGCGGCTCCGTCTTGGTGATGGGGACCTTTGCCCGGGTCCCGGTCGGCTCCCCGGAGCCGGGGAGTCCGGAAGCGTTGCCGCTAACCACAGAGCGCGTCAAGGAATACGGCGCGCTGGAACTCGCGGGCGAGGAAATGGACGCTTACAACAGCATCGAGATCCGGGTACCGGGAGCATCGGAAGCGCTGGGCATTACGAGCAAGTACCACCTGGTCCCCTTTGGGGAGAGCGTCCCGATGAAACGGTACCTGTCGATTGTCGATAACCCCTGGGGGCGCGGGAAGAATGTTACGGCCTCCCGACGACTGGCTCCCTTCGAGACCCCCATCGGAGAAGTCGGCGTCGTGGTCTGCTACGAGTCGCTCTTTGCGCCGCTGGTCCGCTCGCTGGTTCGCCAGGGGGCAGAGGTATTGGTGCTGGCCAGTAACACGAGCTGGTTCGGGAAGCATGTCGATGCCACCTATCAGCACGCCTACTACGACCGGGCTCGGGCCGTGGAAAACCGGATCCCGTTCGTACGGGCCGCCACAACCGGTGTCAGCAGCATCATCGACCCCTGGGGTCGCGAACTCGCCATCACCGAGCCTTTCGAGGGGCGTCGGCTCGATGGCGAAGTCGCCAGGACCGAAGGAGCCGCCCGGACCGCGTTCATCCGCAAGCGCTTCGGCACCAGCGTCTACACCGTCCTGGGTGACTGGGTCGCGACCCTGAGCCTCTTCGGCATCCTGGGGGCGTTACTGGAAGTCTGGTTCCCCGGCTGGTACCTGGCCCTGACCCGTCGCTATGGCCCCCGCCTGACCGGCCAGTCCCTGCCATCACCTGAACCGGCCTTCCGGTAG